The following is a genomic window from Amycolatopsis cihanbeyliensis.
CGCGACCAGCCGCCGGCCGAGGCGCATGTGCTATGTATAACGGCCTATACGCCACCGCTGGTGTTCTCCGCTCCGCCACACGCGACTTGACCTCCAGCGCGCTCGAGGTTTGAGTATAGGCACATGACGATATGGATCTGTACCGGATGCGGGCTGGAACACCCGGACTCACCCGAGCCGCCGCCGGTCGACGGCTGTGTACTCGACCGCGGCGAGGTCGGCGTCGAGGAGCGTGGCGATCTGGGACCGCATGGCAGAGGGTGGACGACGCACGCGGAGCTGGCCGCGCAGCCGCACGAAACGTTGCGCAGGGACCACGGTCGTGGTGTGTACAGCCTGCGCAGGGAACCGAGGTTCGCCATCGGCCACTGGTCGTTCCTGGTGCGGACCGCGCACGGCAACCTGCTCTGGGATCCGCCCGCCTATCTCGACGAGGAGGTCCTGGGCCTGGTGCGCGAGCTCGGCGGGGTGGATGTGATCGCGGTGAGCCACCCGCACATGTTCGCCGCGCAGGTGAGCTGGAGCCACGCCTTCGGACGCGTTCCCGTGTTGGTGAACGCCGACGACCAGGAGTGGGTGCCGCGCGCCGATCCCGTCGTCGAATACTGGAAGGACCACGCCGAGCCGTTACCCGGCGTCGAGCTCATCCAACTCGGTGGGCACATGCCGGGCAGTTCGGTCGCCCGCACGAGCGACGGCACCCTGTTGGTCGGCGACACGATCAGCGGGGTTCCCGTGCACCCGGCCTGGGTGTCATTCACCCGCAACTACCCGAAGCTGGTGCCGCTCTCGCCCGCGGTGGTGCGCCGGATCGTGCGGCGGCTGGACGCCTACGAGTACGACCGGCTCTACACGCTGGGCGGCGACACCATCGACAGCCAGGCCAAAGCGGTCGTGCACCGCTCCGCGGACAGCCACATCCGTTGGGCCGGCGGGGAGTTCGACCGGCTGACCTGACCGTGCACCCGG
Proteins encoded in this region:
- a CDS encoding hydrolase → MTIWICTGCGLEHPDSPEPPPVDGCVLDRGEVGVEERGDLGPHGRGWTTHAELAAQPHETLRRDHGRGVYSLRREPRFAIGHWSFLVRTAHGNLLWDPPAYLDEEVLGLVRELGGVDVIAVSHPHMFAAQVSWSHAFGRVPVLVNADDQEWVPRADPVVEYWKDHAEPLPGVELIQLGGHMPGSSVARTSDGTLLVGDTISGVPVHPAWVSFTRNYPKLVPLSPAVVRRIVRRLDAYEYDRLYTLGGDTIDSQAKAVVHRSADSHIRWAGGEFDRLT